The Deinococcus sonorensis KR-87 genome includes a window with the following:
- a CDS encoding EamA family transporter, giving the protein MNAAALIALLSAISYGAGDFLSGLASRRDPPERVVALTHPLACVAFALLAVLRHEPLPSSSDLGWGAAAGVLGLLGVLTFYRALALGPMGTVSVTSGALGALIPVAAGLLLGEQLSLGNGLGVLLVLAGIALFSVLPGQGGRGGLPLALLAGLGFGLFFVLLAQSEAVFWTLAMARLTSSAVVVPYTLRRYGLRPLGPRLIFASAPGDALGNLCYLLAAQAGRLSVAGLLTNLYPVITALLAAMVLRERLNRVQWLGVALAVIGVPLVTAR; this is encoded by the coding sequence GTGAATGCAGCGGCGCTGATCGCCCTGCTGTCGGCCATCAGCTACGGCGCGGGCGACTTCCTGTCGGGCCTGGCCAGCCGACGCGACCCGCCGGAACGGGTGGTGGCGCTGACGCACCCGCTGGCTTGCGTGGCGTTCGCGCTGCTGGCCGTGCTGCGCCACGAGCCGCTGCCCAGCTCCAGCGACCTGGGCTGGGGGGCCGCTGCCGGCGTGCTGGGCCTGCTAGGGGTGCTGACCTTCTACCGGGCGCTGGCGCTCGGTCCGATGGGCACCGTCTCGGTGACGTCCGGGGCGCTGGGCGCGCTGATTCCGGTGGCCGCCGGGCTGCTGCTCGGAGAGCAGCTGAGTCTGGGCAACGGCCTGGGCGTGCTGCTGGTGCTGGCCGGTATCGCGCTGTTCTCGGTGTTGCCGGGACAGGGCGGGCGCGGCGGGCTGCCGCTGGCACTGCTGGCCGGGCTGGGTTTCGGGCTGTTCTTCGTGCTGCTGGCCCAGAGCGAGGCGGTGTTCTGGACGCTGGCGATGGCCCGCCTGACCAGCTCGGCGGTGGTCGTGCCATACACCCTGCGGCGCTATGGTCTCCGGCCGCTGGGTCCGCGCCTGATCTTCGCCTCGGCGCCCGGAGACGCGCTGGGCAACCTGTGCTACCTGCTGGCCGCCCAAGCTGGACGGCTGAGCGTGGCGGGCCTGCTGACCAACCTGTATCCGGTGATCACGGCGCTGCTGGCGGCCATGGTGCTGCGCGAGCGCCTCAACCGGGTGCAGTGGCTGGGCGTGGCCCTGGCCGTGATCGGGGTGCCGCTGGTCACGGCCCGCTGA
- the murD gene encoding UDP-N-acetylmuramoyl-L-alanine--D-glutamate ligase, with translation MTVYTVSTLIYGLGRSGRGVARFLARSGETAEWLDARPQPQDLALMTELGFSQGQLDRPYRQVIAAPGVPIDHPDLEQLRAQGAEVIGEAELAFRARPGLPMVGITGTAGKGSTTVLVADLLRACGLRAREGGNIDPPLLDVVDDADVVVVELSSFQLERVVQFRPAVAVITNLGTDHLDRHRTLAAYHQAKLAITARQTSDDLLILPVGLDVPTRAQVQHADPAQLRLSGGQRVLDAGTLPQGIHPANAAAALLAAEGLLRQLGQPVDLPLLRSALLRARPVKGRFETVAQCGGLRFINDSIATRTLAVQAALEQAAPPIVWLVGGRDKGAELDPLREAARGRVVQVVGFGEDGERFARQLELPYVLAGGVGGEQVMREAVRLAVETLSQQRDPRGTVLLSPIGTSFDLYRDYTERGEAFTRAALDVVEALEAAVRR, from the coding sequence ATGACCGTATATACCGTCTCCACGCTGATCTACGGCCTGGGCCGCAGCGGGCGTGGAGTCGCCCGCTTTCTGGCCCGCTCCGGAGAGACCGCCGAATGGCTGGATGCCCGGCCCCAGCCGCAGGACCTGGCCCTGATGACCGAGCTGGGCTTTTCTCAGGGCCAGCTGGACCGCCCGTACCGTCAGGTCATCGCGGCGCCGGGCGTCCCCATCGATCATCCGGACTTGGAACAGCTGCGCGCTCAGGGTGCCGAGGTGATCGGTGAGGCGGAACTGGCGTTCCGTGCCCGCCCGGGCCTCCCGATGGTGGGCATCACCGGCACGGCGGGCAAGGGCAGCACCACGGTGCTGGTGGCGGACCTGCTGCGGGCCTGTGGGCTGCGCGCGCGCGAGGGGGGCAACATCGATCCGCCGCTGCTGGACGTGGTGGACGACGCCGATGTGGTGGTGGTGGAGCTGTCGAGCTTCCAGCTGGAACGGGTCGTGCAGTTCCGGCCGGCCGTGGCGGTCATCACCAACCTGGGCACAGATCACCTGGACCGTCACCGGACGCTGGCGGCCTACCATCAGGCCAAGCTGGCCATCACCGCCCGGCAGACCTCCGACGACCTGCTGATTCTGCCGGTGGGCCTGGATGTGCCCACCCGCGCTCAGGTGCAGCACGCCGACCCAGCCCAGCTGCGCCTGTCCGGGGGGCAACGGGTGCTGGACGCTGGCACGCTGCCGCAGGGCATCCACCCGGCCAACGCGGCGGCGGCGCTGCTGGCCGCCGAGGGGCTGCTCCGGCAGCTGGGCCAGCCGGTAGACCTGCCGCTGCTGCGTTCGGCACTGCTGCGGGCCCGGCCAGTCAAGGGCAGATTCGAGACGGTGGCCCAGTGCGGCGGGCTGCGCTTCATCAACGACAGCATCGCCACCCGGACGCTGGCCGTGCAGGCGGCCCTGGAGCAGGCCGCCCCGCCGATCGTGTGGCTGGTGGGTGGGCGCGACAAGGGCGCCGAGCTGGACCCGCTGCGTGAGGCGGCGCGGGGCCGTGTGGTGCAGGTGGTCGGCTTCGGAGAGGACGGCGAGCGCTTTGCCCGGCAGCTGGAGCTGCCGTACGTGCTGGCCGGCGGGGTGGGCGGTGAGCAGGTGATGCGCGAGGCGGTGCGGCTGGCGGTGGAGACCCTGAGCCAGCAACGTGATCCGCGCGGCACCGTGCTGCTCTCCCCCATCGGCACCAGCTTTGATCTGTACCGCGATTACACCGAGCGTGGCGAAGCGTTTACCCGCGCCGCGCTGGACGTGGTGGAAGCGCTGGAAGCGGCGGTGCGCCGGTGA
- a CDS encoding FtsW/RodA/SpoVE family cell cycle protein, with translation MSLNLVIAQVMLLMLGLIGVATSAPEKVPDHASKVLIALVVTFALSRLRPKAYLSLATPVWIITLILLVLVKVIGVGTETSPGTQRWLDFGGPLRFQPSELAKLGLILQLASFFARRGVQHKLLSATVMILLSTVLVLIEPDLGSTVLMFALGIVLMYAAGVRFTNITALLFGLGLMALPFVSVYLERHPYILARFQNHQVRGDTPAVGLDQIGLAHRDLGFGGFWGQGPDGPRYEYFAAHTDMIIASVGFSTGLLGVTMVIFAYWLVVSASLQVAELASRVRPMNKQVHGASILATGGMFMVVGQAVVNLAVAAGIFPVTGVPLPLVSYGFSSMLSMSVAFALIHSALREVRRHLPEEEAEPLVASSA, from the coding sequence GTGAGCCTGAATCTGGTGATCGCGCAGGTGATGCTGCTGATGCTGGGCTTGATCGGCGTGGCCACCAGCGCGCCGGAAAAGGTGCCGGACCACGCGTCCAAGGTGCTGATCGCGCTGGTCGTCACGTTTGCCCTGTCGCGGCTGCGGCCCAAAGCCTACCTGAGTCTGGCCACGCCGGTCTGGATCATCACCCTGATCCTATTGGTGCTGGTCAAGGTGATCGGGGTGGGCACCGAGACCTCGCCGGGCACGCAACGCTGGCTCGATTTCGGAGGGCCGCTGCGCTTTCAGCCGTCGGAGCTCGCCAAACTGGGGCTGATTCTGCAGCTGGCCAGCTTTTTCGCCCGGCGCGGCGTGCAGCACAAACTGCTCAGCGCCACCGTCATGATCCTGCTGAGCACGGTCCTGGTTCTGATCGAGCCGGACCTGGGCTCCACCGTGCTGATGTTTGCGCTGGGCATCGTGCTGATGTACGCGGCCGGCGTGCGCTTCACCAACATTACGGCGCTGCTGTTCGGGCTGGGCCTGATGGCGCTGCCGTTCGTGAGCGTGTACCTGGAGCGCCACCCGTACATCCTGGCGCGCTTCCAGAACCATCAGGTGCGCGGCGACACCCCGGCGGTGGGCCTGGACCAGATCGGCCTCGCCCACCGTGACCTGGGCTTCGGAGGCTTCTGGGGCCAGGGGCCGGATGGCCCGCGCTACGAGTACTTCGCCGCCCACACCGACATGATCATCGCCTCGGTCGGCTTCTCCACCGGCCTGTTGGGCGTGACGATGGTGATCTTCGCGTACTGGCTGGTGGTGAGCGCCTCGCTGCAGGTGGCGGAATTGGCCAGCCGGGTGCGGCCCATGAACAAGCAGGTGCACGGGGCCAGCATCCTGGCCACCGGCGGCATGTTTATGGTGGTGGGGCAGGCGGTGGTGAACCTGGCGGTGGCCGCCGGCATCTTCCCGGTCACGGGCGTGCCGCTCCCGCTGGTCAGCTACGGTTTTTCCAGCATGCTCAGCATGAGCGTGGCCTTCGCGCTGATCCACTCTGCGCTGCGCGAGGTGCGCCGTCACCTGCCGGAGGAGGAGGCCGAGCCGCTGGTGGCGAGCAGCGCCTGA
- the murG gene encoding undecaprenyldiphospho-muramoylpentapeptide beta-N-acetylglucosaminyltransferase, with protein sequence MGTVMKRVVLATGGTGGHIYPAVATAQVLQQRGYAVTLLGQRGGMEERVAGEQRLDFVGVSAGKFARSVRGLDPRQAMKALRGLQEARQFLQRHRPGLVVGYGGFASLPGVLAAQRLGIPTVLHEQNARLGLTQRLAQRKARAVGTCYPQVVGLPPEKATLVGMPVREEWLLRQEANARLGLQDGPLTIFIMGGSQGSVALNTALPGVLRGVLGETGLLPDDGVQVLHATGPRWIGDVQPQVRDLHWYKAVGYVDAVAAWCAADLAITRAGTGTLAEAAFYGVPTIMVPLPSSAEDHQRHNARAVEQAGAGRLVEQEQVSRQLGAVVLECLQAEVRARMRQAALERSPQGAAGRLADLAEAHYRP encoded by the coding sequence GTGGGGACTGTGATGAAGCGGGTGGTGCTGGCGACGGGCGGAACAGGCGGACATATCTATCCGGCGGTGGCGACCGCGCAGGTGTTGCAGCAGCGTGGCTACGCGGTCACGCTGCTGGGACAGCGCGGCGGCATGGAGGAGCGGGTGGCCGGGGAGCAGCGGCTGGACTTCGTGGGCGTCAGCGCCGGCAAGTTCGCCCGCAGCGTGCGCGGCCTGGACCCCCGGCAGGCGATGAAGGCCCTGCGCGGGCTGCAGGAGGCGCGTCAGTTCCTGCAGCGGCACCGGCCGGGGCTGGTGGTCGGCTACGGCGGGTTCGCCAGTCTGCCGGGGGTGCTGGCCGCCCAGCGGCTGGGCATCCCCACGGTGCTGCACGAACAGAACGCCCGGCTGGGGCTGACCCAGCGCCTGGCCCAGCGGAAGGCCCGAGCGGTGGGCACCTGTTACCCGCAGGTGGTGGGCCTGCCTCCAGAAAAGGCCACGCTGGTGGGCATGCCGGTGCGCGAGGAGTGGCTGCTGCGCCAGGAGGCCAACGCCCGGCTGGGGCTGCAGGACGGCCCGCTGACCATTTTCATCATGGGCGGTTCGCAGGGCAGCGTGGCACTCAACACGGCGCTGCCGGGTGTGCTGCGCGGCGTGCTGGGCGAAACGGGCCTGCTGCCCGACGACGGCGTGCAGGTGCTGCATGCCACCGGACCGCGCTGGATCGGGGACGTGCAGCCGCAGGTGCGCGACCTGCACTGGTACAAGGCGGTGGGGTACGTGGACGCGGTGGCCGCCTGGTGCGCCGCCGACCTAGCCATCACCCGGGCGGGGACCGGGACCCTGGCCGAAGCCGCCTTCTATGGGGTACCGACCATCATGGTGCCGTTGCCCAGCAGCGCCGAGGACCACCAGCGGCACAATGCCCGCGCGGTGGAGCAGGCCGGTGCGGGCCGGCTGGTGGAACAGGAGCAGGTCAGCCGGCAGCTGGGAGCAGTGGTGTTAGAGTGTCTGCAGGCAGAGGTGCGCGCGCGCATGCGTCAGGCCGCGCTGGAACGCTCCCCTCAGGGAGCCGCCGGCCGGCTGGCCGACCTGGCCGAAGCCCATTACCGACCATGA
- the murC gene encoding UDP-N-acetylmuramate--L-alanine ligase, with protein MTRLPPTPLDPQPTAEPFSIPSTTTHVHLMGIGGIGLSAFARLLKARGYTVSGCDSAASELTHQLEQEGIAVMVGHAASHLDGVDLLIASEAVEKDHPELEAARRLGIEVRPRMALMDELLRAGPSVGVIGTHGKTTTTSMIAVAMHGADLDPAAFVGGIVPSFGSNARVGQGPFVAEVDESDRGFQRLHCHTAVFLNADDDHVGGPGTVRAVYWESVEEQHEAFRRFVSQAKRVLYCHDWPGLSDFVPEGAERYSYGLTEGADYRAVDVVPDPEGSDFTVLRRGERLGPARVGMPGRHNVQNALAALAVTDLYGGRFEDAAAALGVFGGPRRRWERVGSLNGAIIIDDYAHNAAKVAAVVQAARQTGRRVRIVFQPHRYIRTQQSWPRLAESLMPADEVMLLDIAAASEPPIEGIHSTLIVHRMAEQGHAAVRYIPDRTELLAYLQRTASPGEVIVTVGAGDVWKLGRALAGHPL; from the coding sequence ATGACCAGACTTCCCCCCACCCCGCTTGACCCGCAGCCCACCGCCGAGCCGTTCTCCATCCCCTCCACCACCACCCACGTGCACCTGATGGGCATCGGCGGCATCGGCCTGAGCGCCTTTGCCCGGCTGCTCAAGGCGCGCGGCTACACCGTCTCCGGCTGCGACTCGGCCGCCAGCGAGCTGACCCATCAGCTGGAGCAGGAAGGCATCGCCGTGATGGTGGGGCACGCGGCCTCGCATCTGGACGGCGTGGACCTCTTGATCGCCTCCGAGGCGGTCGAAAAGGACCACCCGGAGCTGGAAGCTGCCCGCCGGCTCGGCATCGAGGTGCGGCCGCGCATGGCGCTGATGGACGAGCTGCTGCGCGCCGGCCCTTCTGTGGGCGTCATCGGCACCCACGGCAAGACCACCACCACCAGCATGATCGCGGTGGCGATGCACGGCGCCGACCTGGACCCGGCCGCCTTCGTGGGCGGCATCGTGCCGAGCTTCGGCAGCAACGCCCGCGTGGGCCAGGGGCCCTTCGTGGCCGAGGTGGACGAGTCGGACCGGGGCTTTCAGCGGCTGCACTGTCACACGGCCGTGTTCCTGAACGCCGACGACGACCATGTGGGCGGTCCCGGAACGGTGCGTGCGGTGTACTGGGAGAGCGTGGAGGAGCAGCATGAGGCGTTCCGGCGCTTTGTGTCGCAGGCCAAGCGGGTGCTGTACTGCCACGACTGGCCGGGCCTGAGCGACTTCGTGCCGGAGGGGGCCGAGCGCTACAGCTACGGCCTGACCGAGGGCGCCGACTACCGGGCGGTGGACGTGGTGCCGGACCCGGAAGGCAGCGATTTCACGGTGCTGCGGCGCGGCGAGCGGCTGGGGCCAGCGCGGGTGGGCATGCCGGGCCGGCACAACGTCCAGAACGCGCTGGCGGCGCTGGCCGTCACCGACCTGTACGGCGGGCGCTTCGAGGACGCGGCAGCGGCGCTGGGCGTGTTCGGCGGGCCGCGCCGCCGCTGGGAGCGGGTCGGCAGCCTCAATGGGGCCATCATCATCGACGATTACGCCCACAACGCGGCGAAGGTGGCGGCGGTGGTGCAGGCGGCCCGCCAGACCGGGCGCCGGGTGCGGATCGTGTTTCAGCCGCACCGCTACATCCGCACCCAGCAGAGCTGGCCTCGGCTGGCCGAGAGCCTGATGCCGGCAGACGAGGTGATGCTGCTAGACATCGCGGCCGCGTCCGAGCCGCCGATCGAGGGCATTCACAGCACCCTGATCGTGCACCGGATGGCCGAGCAGGGGCACGCGGCGGTGCGCTACATCCCGGACCGTACCGAACTGCTGGCCTACCTGCAGCGCACCGCCTCGCCGGGCGAGGTGATCGTGACGGTGGGCGCGGGCGACGTGTGGAAGCTGGGCCGGGCGCTGGCCGGGCACCCGCTGTGA
- a CDS encoding UDP-N-acetylmuramate dehydrogenase, which translates to MTALLSRTGARVERLPLARYTTLGVGGEAEVWTVQDHAQLLEAMEAPYRILGGGSNLVIADQGVPERVIRLAGQFAATDLTPDPHLSTSDQIVTGWVGGGVPLPGLLRKLQRLGLGNLEGTVGIPAQLGGAIWMNAGTRYGETFDGLHTLEIVTPEGARQVTPDELPWTYRSSGIPRNHIVTRARLNLRPSTPETVLDRMQAADVARKGQPKNRTPGCAFKNPTLEDGQKVSAGLLIDRAGLKGMQAGQARIAPEHGNFIVNLGGATATDVHALLQLIRERVPVPLELEYELWP; encoded by the coding sequence GTGACGGCGCTGCTCAGCCGCACCGGCGCGCGGGTGGAACGGCTGCCGCTGGCGCGCTACACCACCCTGGGCGTGGGCGGAGAGGCGGAGGTCTGGACCGTACAGGACCACGCCCAGCTGCTGGAGGCGATGGAAGCGCCCTACCGCATCCTGGGCGGCGGCTCCAATCTGGTGATCGCCGACCAAGGCGTGCCGGAACGGGTGATCCGGCTCGCCGGCCAGTTTGCCGCCACCGACCTGACCCCGGACCCACACCTCAGCACCTCCGACCAGATCGTGACCGGCTGGGTGGGCGGCGGGGTCCCGCTGCCGGGGCTGCTGCGCAAGCTGCAGCGCCTGGGCCTGGGCAACCTGGAGGGCACGGTGGGCATTCCGGCCCAGCTGGGCGGCGCCATCTGGATGAACGCCGGCACCCGCTACGGCGAGACCTTTGACGGCCTGCATACCCTGGAGATCGTGACGCCGGAAGGAGCGCGCCAGGTGACACCGGACGAGCTGCCCTGGACCTACCGCAGCAGCGGCATTCCGCGCAACCACATCGTCACGCGGGCGCGGCTGAACCTGCGCCCCAGCACGCCGGAAACGGTGCTGGACCGGATGCAGGCGGCCGATGTGGCACGCAAGGGACAACCCAAGAACCGCACCCCCGGCTGCGCCTTCAAGAACCCCACCCTGGAGGACGGTCAGAAGGTCAGCGCCGGCCTGCTGATCGACCGCGCCGGGCTGAAGGGAATGCAGGCCGGGCAGGCACGGATCGCGCCGGAGCACGGCAACTTCATCGTGAACCTGGGCGGCGCCACCGCCACCGACGTCCACGCCCTGCTGCAGCTGATCCGTGAGCGGGTGCCGGTGCCGCTGGAACTGGAGTACGAGCTGTGGCCGTGA
- a CDS encoding cell division protein FtsQ/DivIB — MTLTGRRRRVRPVWWVLLATVLVVGALAGLWFGFPLQHVTVWGNRQLSTARVMQLAGLTAPFGTRGGWLYYGAWRAAALRNDPWVSHVSITRARPGRVGVQITERHPVVRWQQPDGHVVSLADDGTVLPGATPTGPLLVGWGPERLEAARQAARALTRYGVQTVAYTPTGITVKTAAGTLWSGDMAALLKYAGSISMFPGKRINIYPWGVSVQQ; from the coding sequence GTGACCCTGACCGGCCGGCGGCGCCGGGTCCGCCCGGTGTGGTGGGTGCTGCTGGCCACCGTGCTGGTGGTGGGCGCGCTGGCCGGGCTGTGGTTCGGCTTTCCGCTGCAGCACGTGACCGTCTGGGGCAACCGGCAGCTCAGCACAGCGCGCGTGATGCAGCTGGCCGGGCTGACGGCCCCGTTCGGGACGCGGGGCGGCTGGCTGTACTACGGAGCGTGGAGGGCCGCCGCGCTGCGCAACGACCCCTGGGTCAGCCACGTCTCAATCACCCGGGCACGTCCGGGCCGCGTGGGCGTGCAGATCACCGAGCGCCACCCGGTGGTCCGCTGGCAGCAGCCGGACGGCCACGTTGTCAGCCTGGCAGACGACGGGACGGTGCTGCCGGGGGCAACGCCCACCGGTCCACTGCTGGTCGGCTGGGGTCCGGAGCGTCTGGAAGCGGCCCGGCAGGCGGCCCGCGCCCTCACGCGCTATGGTGTGCAGACCGTGGCCTATACCCCGACCGGAATCACCGTCAAGACTGCCGCAGGAACGCTCTGGAGTGGCGATATGGCCGCGCTGTTGAAGTATGCTGGAAGTATCTCTATGTTTCCAGGGAAAAGAATCAACATTTATCCTTGGGGGGTGAGCGTCCAGCAATGA
- the ftsA gene encoding cell division protein FtsA, whose translation MKDNMITVGLDIGTTKITTVIGEIAPDGSVDIIGEGTVPSEGIKRGAVVNLERTIQAIKSSVAAAERVSGVRVDNAYVSVAGNHARALTSHGLAAIRRSQEIGTADVERAIENARAVPLDPNLEVIHALPQEYVVDGQEGIKSPVGMHGVRLEVDVHIVAGAAGPLANLRRCVQEAGLQVRGLVLESLASGLATLDHAEQDQTVVVIDMGGGTTDIGVFKRGNLSHSACIPIGGDHVTTDLAQILKIPMEEAENVKRKYGAALPELADPDLTLEITNAAGSTHAISAFELSRIIKPRIAEIYGLVRDEIDRVLGPVELIAGGVVLTGGGSLLRGVAELARERFRLPVRVGRPRGVGGLTDIVAGPVHAAAVGLVLYGGQQRLGVGSAVSAVPASVPVPQPAEPSSPVAAGAGMSTGRPVSMDFEPPVVTETVVVNPPAPPKKERPARPEGSKSLMDRMREFFKDWM comes from the coding sequence ATGAAAGACAACATGATCACCGTAGGTCTGGACATCGGCACCACCAAGATCACCACCGTCATCGGCGAAATCGCCCCGGACGGCAGCGTCGACATCATCGGTGAAGGCACCGTGCCCAGCGAGGGCATCAAACGCGGCGCGGTGGTGAACCTGGAACGTACCATTCAGGCCATCAAGAGCTCGGTGGCGGCGGCGGAGCGGGTCTCGGGCGTGCGGGTGGACAACGCCTACGTGTCGGTGGCCGGCAACCATGCCCGGGCGCTCACCAGCCACGGCCTCGCGGCCATCCGGCGCAGCCAGGAGATCGGGACCGCCGATGTGGAGCGCGCCATCGAGAACGCCCGCGCGGTGCCGCTGGACCCGAACCTTGAAGTGATCCACGCGCTGCCCCAGGAGTACGTGGTGGACGGCCAGGAAGGCATCAAGAGCCCGGTGGGCATGCACGGCGTGCGGCTGGAGGTGGACGTGCACATCGTGGCCGGCGCCGCCGGACCGCTGGCCAACCTGCGCCGCTGCGTGCAGGAGGCGGGATTGCAGGTGCGCGGCCTGGTGCTGGAGTCGCTGGCCAGCGGCCTGGCCACCCTGGACCACGCCGAGCAGGACCAGACGGTGGTCGTGATCGACATGGGCGGCGGCACCACCGACATCGGAGTGTTCAAGCGCGGCAACCTGAGCCACTCGGCCTGCATCCCGATCGGCGGCGACCACGTGACCACTGACCTGGCGCAGATTCTCAAGATTCCGATGGAAGAGGCCGAGAACGTCAAGCGCAAGTACGGCGCGGCCCTGCCGGAACTGGCCGACCCGGACCTGACGCTGGAGATCACCAACGCGGCCGGGTCCACCCACGCAATCAGCGCCTTCGAGCTGAGCCGCATCATCAAACCGCGCATCGCCGAGATCTACGGGCTGGTGCGCGACGAGATTGACCGGGTGCTGGGGCCGGTGGAGCTGATCGCGGGCGGCGTGGTGCTGACCGGCGGTGGCAGCCTGCTGCGCGGCGTGGCCGAACTGGCGCGCGAGCGCTTCCGGCTTCCGGTGCGGGTCGGTCGCCCGCGGGGGGTGGGCGGCCTGACCGACATCGTGGCCGGACCGGTGCATGCGGCAGCCGTGGGACTGGTGCTGTACGGCGGCCAGCAGCGGCTGGGCGTGGGGAGCGCGGTCAGCGCCGTGCCCGCCAGCGTACCGGTTCCGCAGCCGGCCGAACCGAGCTCGCCTGTGGCCGCCGGGGCCGGCATGTCCACGGGCCGCCCGGTCTCGATGGACTTTGAGCCGCCGGTGGTGACCGAGACGGTCGTGGTCAACCCACCCGCTCCGCCCAAGAAGGAGCGTCCGGCCCGGCCTGAGGGCAGCAAGAGCCTGATGGACCGGATGCGGGAGTTCTTCAAAGACTGGATGTAA
- the ftsZ gene encoding cell division protein FtsZ, with amino-acid sequence MQAAKIRVIGLGGAGNNAVNRMIESGLEGVEFIAGNTDAQVLAKSHAEVRIQLGDRLTRGLGAGADPEVGEKAALEDRERIKEYLGDTDMLFITAGMGGGTGTGSAPVVAEIAREMGILTVGIVTRPFKFEGPKRMRIAEEGIAKLSERVDGMIVVNNEKLLTAVDKKVPIREAFLIADRVLYYGVKGISDVINVEGMINVDFADVRNLLSGAGAVLMGIGSGRGEKLADEASSSAINSPLLERGIEGARRILVNVTGGYDLSMHEANEIVEKIKEATGYEDPDILFGITPDENAGDEVRVTVIATGFGDGPMSLAGNAARAGGTLDNIVRVRSGGGGSYDPKDYEIPTFLRKGDRD; translated from the coding sequence ATGCAAGCGGCCAAAATCAGAGTGATCGGCTTGGGCGGGGCCGGCAACAACGCCGTCAACCGCATGATCGAATCGGGGCTTGAAGGCGTGGAGTTCATCGCCGGCAACACCGATGCCCAGGTGCTGGCCAAGAGCCACGCCGAGGTCCGGATTCAGCTGGGCGACCGGCTGACGCGCGGGCTGGGGGCCGGCGCGGACCCGGAGGTGGGCGAGAAGGCCGCGCTGGAGGACCGCGAGCGCATCAAGGAGTACTTGGGCGACACCGACATGCTGTTCATCACCGCCGGCATGGGCGGCGGCACCGGCACCGGCAGCGCCCCGGTGGTGGCCGAGATTGCCCGCGAGATGGGCATCCTGACGGTGGGCATCGTCACCCGGCCCTTCAAGTTCGAGGGGCCCAAGCGCATGCGCATCGCCGAGGAGGGCATCGCCAAGCTCTCGGAGCGGGTGGACGGCATGATCGTGGTCAACAACGAGAAGCTGCTGACCGCCGTGGACAAGAAGGTGCCGATCCGCGAAGCGTTCCTGATCGCCGACCGGGTGCTGTATTACGGCGTCAAGGGCATCAGCGACGTGATCAACGTGGAAGGCATGATCAACGTGGACTTCGCGGACGTGCGCAACCTGCTGTCCGGCGCGGGCGCGGTGCTGATGGGCATCGGCAGCGGCCGCGGCGAGAAGCTGGCCGACGAGGCCAGCAGCAGCGCCATCAACAGCCCGCTGCTGGAGCGCGGCATTGAGGGCGCGCGCCGCATCCTGGTGAACGTGACCGGCGGCTACGACCTCTCGATGCATGAGGCCAACGAGATCGTGGAGAAGATCAAGGAAGCCACCGGATACGAGGACCCGGACATCCTGTTCGGCATCACCCCGGACGAGAACGCCGGCGACGAGGTGCGCGTCACCGTGATCGCCACCGGCTTCGGCGACGGGCCGATGTCGCTGGCCGGCAACGCGGCCCGCGCGGGCGGCACCCTCGACAACATCGTGCGGGTGCGCAGCGGTGGCGGCGGCAGCTACGACCCCAAGGACTACGAGATTCCCACCTTCCTGCGCAAGGGCGACCGCGACTGA
- a CDS encoding NUDIX hydrolase: MSENTDTQVIYRGHLLQLEVEAGKWEIVRHANAVAVLALDEQGRMLCVRQERRAIGQATVEAPAGLIDDGETPEQAAVRELQEEAGLKADMTLLTRFYTSPGYCDEEIFLFQASNLQESRLPMDDDEDIEVLWLPPQQVLDELKAGTLTGSASTVTAALYAVQLQQAKQP, from the coding sequence ATGAGCGAAAACACGGACACCCAGGTGATCTATCGGGGCCACCTCCTGCAGCTGGAAGTGGAAGCGGGCAAGTGGGAGATCGTGCGGCACGCCAACGCCGTGGCCGTGCTGGCCCTGGACGAGCAGGGCCGGATGCTGTGTGTGCGGCAGGAGCGCCGGGCCATCGGTCAGGCCACCGTCGAGGCCCCCGCCGGCCTGATCGACGACGGCGAGACGCCGGAGCAGGCCGCCGTGCGCGAGCTGCAGGAGGAGGCGGGGCTCAAGGCCGACATGACCCTGCTGACCCGCTTCTACACCAGCCCCGGCTACTGCGACGAGGAGATTTTTCTGTTCCAGGCAAGCAACCTGCAGGAATCGCGGCTCCCGATGGACGACGACGAGGACATCGAGGTGCTGTGGCTGCCCCCACAGCAGGTGCTGGACGAGCTGAAGGCCGGCACCCTGACCGGCAGCGCCAGCACCGTGACGGCGGCCCTGTACGCGGTGCAGCTGCAGCAGGCGAAGCAGCCGTGA